A window of Odocoileus virginianus isolate 20LAN1187 ecotype Illinois chromosome 3, Ovbor_1.2, whole genome shotgun sequence genomic DNA:
ATTTTCCCCCGTTTGAAACAATCACAATGATGATAACAATAAAAACTGATACAACAATTACAATGGGCCAGATACCTTTCCAGGTAGTTTACAACTATTTGATTTAATCCTTCTAATAATGCTACCAAGTAAGCAATGTTATGCATATTTCCTGGAAAAGAAAGGCAGGGTTTATTCATTACAGTAATGCAATATTGTGAAATGGATAAGGAATAGACACTAggatttaaacacacacacaaaatttggAATTGATGAATTTATGGAGCACTGACATCCAGTTCAGGATAGAGTCAACAGTCACCTTCAGATGGTAtaattaaggaaatatttttcaaagtgtaATTAACAAGCCCTCTGGTGATTCAGATATTCCTTAAAGTCTGAGAAtcacaaatttaaaatgatttagaGATAAATCCTTCTACTCCGGTATCTCaggacagtttttttaaaagtattaatattgTTTGCATTCTTGTAGAACTGTCTATTTCAGGCATTTAAATCACATGTGTTTGGTTCAAGGAGCAGAATTCCAGTGCTGCCTTGAACAATTTCTTGTATTTGCTGTTTCTAACAGTGTCACATTGCTTCACCTTACCACTCAGGATTCTTTTGCTTTAATGAAAACCTAGGAGGTAAATTAGTTCATTTCATCATTTACTGTTAAGAAACATTTATCTGTGTTCCCTTGCCATAGAAGATTTGCCTTTGCAAGTGCCATTGCTCAAGGGAAGATATTTTGTAGGTGTAGGATATTTTAAGCAGTCATATAGGACTGCTAAGTAAATATGGCATGCAGCCAGGAGCAGAAAGCAGTATCCTCAACACTTATATAAGCAAACATTTGTAGCCAACCTATCAGAAAGATCAAgcatcaaatatatataaatgcacattTCATGGATTATGACTTTTCTATAGAGGTAAGTCTAATTAGTTTGAAAatcatttactcattttttaagaAGTCATATCAATCGATTCATATTTGCTATGTACTTGATGctttacatttgaatttttaattactaattcatagtaattttgtaaaatttcatccacaaatgataaaaaataaaagcctccCTATTTTCTATGTGTAAGTTGTGGGCTGTGTCCACTCTGTGAGTTAAAAAGTCATTTTGACATAGCAGTGAATTCACTCAATTTATTGAATTAATATTAGGGTAATTTTTCACTGAACAGTGGGACAGTTTTAAGGAAGTAACCATACTATATCAATATCTTGTGACTATAAAGGCACTTTCTTTGTGAAGGGCAGGATGGCAGAAGAGAAAAGGAGTTTGTAAAGGGAAAGTCCCAGTAATTCACGACAATGACCCAGTGTTTACAAGTAAGTGTGGATGGGGGGGAGACTATAATCAATTTGTGTAACAGCATCAGAACGGgcatacttttgagattaatggagtttctaaaatatttttcatataagaGGGACAAAGTAAGTATAAAATTTTGGGGGGGCAAGATATACTGttactttaaagaaaatgaaacaaagtattttctttctctgaaggatacatacatatgcatctaAAAAAGTATATATCATCTATTTCTGGAGGAgaaatatttctatcatttttggaaaaactatgtatagttttaaaatttcttcaattttttacCCTATTTATTAATAACAGGCTGGAATTAATTTTGCCCACAATTGACCTAATGAAGAAATACTTATAAGGGCATGTCCATAGTCATAATTTGCTGAGGTAATGTAGCTTTTTATTTAACAGCTAAACATTTCACATAGCAAGTAAATACATTGATATATTCATAATTACAAACATTCttcatttaaacatattttgtatgatatttaggaaaaaaagatgaagctGCTTGTCCATATAACTAAAAGAATTATGTAATACATTTAagcttacatttttattaaattaccaTATTGAATTTTGAGCAGTgtaatttattaaaacaataaacaaacataacagatttatttacttttactattttttaattttaaagagtaaTATTTAcaagttttacttttatttaatttaaacacatacatgtgtgacgcatgtgtatgtgtgtatctctgtCATTTAAGCTTTGCCTTTGAATGTCACCTTCAATTTGCCAGAGCATTCAGTCAATTTATCAAATTAATGTATTATACTGTGACTTTCTAGCTCTTGtttacatgaaaattttttaaaatagcagcaAATTATCCTGAatgatgaattaatttaaaattttgcctgAATCTGTAAAATGACTTgcgaaattatttcaaaaatcttTTGTGTACAAAATGTCTTCTTTTAATTATATGAGTAATCTTTTTAGGAGGTTTATAATTTTAAgcataagtaaacaaacaaaacaaggtTGACTGACCTATCACATATgtagaaaatgacagaatgattctTAAACCAAGACTTCTGTATTCCAGGTCTTGTGGTCTTTGTTCATCATCAGTAAGATGAACTGAAGTGTAACTTAAATTTATAATGAAGACAGAAGGAGTCTGAATTCAAGGTTCATGTCAAAAATAggagaaagatattttaaacagTATATACAACAAGAGACTGCATATACTAGATAGAGGTTATTTGGACTCACAAGGTTTAACAATGCCTTGATTGGGTAAAGTAGAATACCTATTTTTCTGGTATCTGATGCTTAAACAAGTCTCTGAAGATACTGGTGTTAATGTGTTTTATGTCTGTTCAAATGTGAATGTTCTTGTGGTTCAAATAGTGATTTAATAAACCATTAGCACTGCTTTTCTGCAGGTGTTTTAAAGAGACTGCTAGTGTGTATGATGTCATGATTTCTCTATGATGGCCATATGATTTTTATAGAATTAAGATATTTACAAAATCAAACCCTTTAGAACAGAAAGCATCATCACTACCTGTCTCTGTAATAATCAATAACTGGACAAATTCTAGACAACAGGCTTAGAAATCATTACATCTCTAAAGATTTGGTGAAGTTTTCTTCACCATATCAGAAATAAAGAGGTCTgcaacccttcagttcagttcggtcagtcagtcgtgttcgactctttgtgacccccatggaatgtagcaccccaggcctccctgcccatcactaactcccagagattgttcaaactcatgtccattgaatcggtgatgccattcaaccatttcatcctctgtcatccccttctcctcccaccttcaacctttcccagcatcagggtcttttcaaatgagtcagttcttcacatcaggtggccaaagtattggagcttcagcttcagtgtcagtccttccagtgaatattcaggactgattacctttaggatggactggttggatctccttgcagtccgaggaactctcaagaatcttctccaacaccacagttcaaaagcatcaattctttggtgctcagctttctttatagtccaactcttacatccatacatgactacgggaaaaactatagctttgactagacagacctttgttggcaaagtgatgtctctactttttaatatgctgtctaggttggtcataacttttcttccaagacatcttttaatttcatggctgcactcatcatctgcagtgattttggagcccccaaaagtgaagtctgtcactatttccactgtttacccatctattgccatgaagtgatgggaccagatgccatgatctgcaaatgttacatttatttaaaaaaaaaaaagtggcacaTTTGTGCATTTTTTCTGCTAGTTAACAGGGGAGTATTGGTTCCTTGAAGCTATATACTCTTCTGCTctttataaatttacatttttttcttagtatCGAGTTTAAAAATGGTAAACACTAAAAAAATTCTTACTTGTACTCTGTGTATAATGGCTTTCAACCTGTAAATCATTTCTAATGAAGTTGTACTCATTTAtctcagtcatttcagttttgtcttccctgatgactcagatagtaaagaatccacctgaaatgcaggagacctgagttcgatccctgggatgccaagatccctggagaagggaatggcaacctactccatgtatttctgcctggagaatccccatgaacagaggtgcctggcaggctgcagtccatggggtcccaaagagtcagacatgactgagtgactaagcacacacagcacaagaAAATGGTTCTTTTTTGTTGAATATTAAAAACTATGTTTAAAGACAAGCCACATATTTGaatttaggtatttttaaaataaagtgttttctCTTCCCAAGTATCTTTACATTTTGTTAACAATTACCCTTCATGGTaatgaaattgctttaaaattgcTTCTTTATCCTTTTAGTAATGTTACTTCTCATTATACTTATTGGTATTTTCTCTAAGCATTTACTAACATGGAAGATTTCTCATGCTTCCCTGTCATATTCACCTCATGATTTGAAGTCTCTATGATAGTATACTTTGCGGTGAAATGGTGTTTAGGGCTTGTCACCAAGCCGTAGGAAGCTGGAGAAATAAGTTTGTGAGAATAAGTGTTGCGGGAAGACACTGAAGATTTCAGAGGAGAGAGTAATGAACTAgaatatctgcattttaaaatcatgtaaatAGAAATAGTGATTcagtgagaaaaagaataaaaggacatTTTCATCAGTTACTGAGGATATTATCTCCCTTCAATGCAGAaattttgtttaacttatacTCATCTGTTCCATTTCATGATCCTGGAAACTATAATTtcttgttatattaaaaaaaaaaaactagattgaATATGTTACAATTtccaaaatttagaaaaaagttacctgtgattaaaaaaatataaatgacaaatTTCCAAATGAGTGTTTATTTCCTCAATAAGTTAATTTGGTTTCAATACACATAATAAGAGCATAAAATAACAATACAAAATGTACAGTCAAAATAactatttacaattttttaatcCTTGatattgttttctgcttttgatCTATTCTAATCTATCATCTCAATTAGTTAATACAGTATTCTCTGAATTATGTAACTTGACCttacttaaaatattaacatttattaacattCCACTATTGAGAAGTGGATGATAGGTCAAGAAGACCCATTATAAATGGGAAGTAAGGCTTTGAATCAGATACTTGGATCCCATATCCACAACATAACCAGAAGTTATTAAGTTGAACTAAGATTTTTGGATAATAAAAGcccttaccttttctttttctttttcttttttttccatttccagtgTCATATCCAGCAGAAATCATGGAGAAGAGAAATACAACCTCAGACTTTATTCTCCTAGGAATCTTTAAGCACACAAGACCCCACCTCTTTCTATTTATGATGGTTCTGACAATGGCCATTGCTTCCTTGATGGCCAATGCCCTCATGCTTCTGCTGATTCTCCTGGACCCCCAACTCCACAGGCCCATGTACTTCCTACTGAGCCAACTCTCTCTCATGGACATGATGCTGGTTTCCTCCATCGTGCCCAAAATGGCTGCTGACTACTTGACATGGAACAAATCCATCTCTCCTGCTGGCTGTGGGTTGCAGATTTTCGTCTCACTCACGCTTGGTGGTGGAGAGAGTTTCCTCCTAGCCGCCATGTCCTATGACCGTTATGTAGCTGTTTGCCACCCACTGAGATACCCTGTACTCCTGAACTGGCGATTATGTATTCAAATGACTTTGGGCTCTTGGTTCCTGGGGGCAGCTGATGGGCTCATGCAAGCGGCCACTACACTGAGCTTCCCATTTTGCAGTGCTCATGAGATCGATCATTTCTTCTGTGAGGCCCCCATGTTGGTGCGTTTGGCTTGTGCTGATACATCAGCCTTTGAAAATGTCATGTACGTTTGCTGTGTGTTAATGCTCCTAATTCCCTTTTCCCTCATTCTGACTTCCTATAGTCTCATTCTCTCTGCCGTTCTCCATATGCGTTCTCAAGAAGCCCTCAAGAAGGCTTTTGCCACCTGTTCCTCCCATTTAGCTGTGGTGGCACTCTTTTATGGACCTGCCATTTTTATCTACATGAGACCCAAATCCTATAGGTCAGCTAACCATGATAAGGTTGT
This region includes:
- the LOC110151142 gene encoding olfactory receptor 2T12-like, which encodes MEKRNTTSDFILLGIFKHTRPHLFLFMMVLTMAIASLMANALMLLLILLDPQLHRPMYFLLSQLSLMDMMLVSSIVPKMAADYLTWNKSISPAGCGLQIFVSLTLGGGESFLLAAMSYDRYVAVCHPLRYPVLLNWRLCIQMTLGSWFLGAADGLMQAATTLSFPFCSAHEIDHFFCEAPMLVRLACADTSAFENVMYVCCVLMLLIPFSLILTSYSLILSAVLHMRSQEALKKAFATCSSHLAVVALFYGPAIFIYMRPKSYRSANHDKVVSAFYTIFTPVLNPLIYSLRNSEVREALKRWLGKCADFKYQQT